The Nitrospira tepida genome includes a window with the following:
- a CDS encoding NAD-dependent epimerase/dehydratase family protein, whose amino-acid sequence MEQIRRQQSSNVLMTGGTGFLGSHLVRRLLGVGSRVTLLARRTETPSARDLSSRGALVVSCDLGRPNDAIDPSQQAQLAKIGRPDLMLHFAAETALHAPTLQASNVDGTQRALDLAAALDVPYFVYASSIEAQGLTSDQQGPLKEEVPCRPVSAYGRSKQAAEDLVSVWGMQPGRGALVLRIGNIYGPGSAWMLESSLMTLLGVTSFHSVWPQLRHRRFQPLYVDDLVEGVLRAVEARLTGLYNLTGDAPVSVEEYLEQLTGLLGQRDLWAARLAGLLDQSSHAPVAPDFAYLLMGEADRCHRLYDNTKLKGDIGSYGRWSLRRGLAATLRWYHEAGRLTSLLHSVRQRELQPCTSH is encoded by the coding sequence GCAGGCTGCTGGGCGTCGGCTCGCGCGTGACACTGTTGGCCAGACGGACCGAGACACCGTCGGCCAGAGACCTGTCATCGCGAGGCGCGCTGGTCGTCTCCTGTGATCTCGGGCGGCCGAATGATGCGATCGACCCGTCCCAACAAGCCCAACTTGCCAAGATCGGCCGTCCGGATCTCATGCTGCACTTTGCGGCCGAGACAGCCCTGCATGCTCCGACGCTCCAGGCCAGCAATGTCGACGGGACGCAACGGGCGCTGGATCTCGCCGCGGCGCTCGATGTGCCATACTTCGTCTATGCCAGCAGCATCGAAGCGCAAGGCTTGACCTCCGATCAACAGGGCCCGCTCAAGGAAGAGGTCCCCTGTCGTCCGGTCTCGGCCTATGGGCGATCGAAACAGGCCGCTGAAGATCTGGTCAGCGTCTGGGGAATGCAGCCTGGGCGGGGGGCTCTCGTCTTGAGAATTGGCAACATCTATGGGCCTGGCAGCGCATGGATGTTGGAATCATCCTTGATGACGCTGTTGGGCGTGACCTCGTTCCACTCGGTTTGGCCTCAGCTCAGGCACCGGCGGTTCCAGCCGCTCTATGTGGACGACCTGGTGGAGGGAGTCCTGCGAGCCGTCGAGGCGCGACTGACCGGGTTGTACAACCTGACTGGCGACGCACCGGTTTCCGTTGAAGAATATCTTGAGCAGCTCACGGGCTTGCTGGGCCAGCGCGATCTGTGGGCCGCCCGTTTGGCGGGGCTGCTGGACCAATCGTCTCATGCGCCGGTTGCGCCGGATTTTGCCTACCTGTTGATGGGCGAGGCGGACCGCTGCCACCGCCTCTACGATAACACCAAGCTCAAGGGGGACATCGGCTCGTATGGACGATGGTCGCTCCGCCGCGGCCTGGCCGCCACGCTCCGGTGGTACCACGAGGCGGGCCGGCTGACCTCGCTTCTTCACTCGGTCCGTCAGCGAGAACTCCAACCATGCACGTCACATTGA
- a CDS encoding B12-binding domain-containing radical SAM protein — MHVTLIFPGVALPGFDSFKKKPTIEANFIDHGLASLSAAAKAQGHTVDLIDLRTLSGWGQFREEVARRTTRVWGVTSWSLHYPDAARAIRIIKEEKEDAVVVFGGVHATVQFQQVSSNRLIDHILTQEGEISFPKLLAKLERGEPVDRVIVGEPPVLDEIPWVDRDLFDMTGELQTPMVPSLPTPFVTTNAGRGCPFKCNFCQPAERAVFGNRVKMRSQENVVNELRVLKHRFHFRSWMAHDDLFFINHRWTREFCRQYRAAGFTEPYICQMRADLICRYPDVVTQMAETGLAWAMIGFESGSQRILDLFEKETTVEENLKAAAICKEAGVRVWANIMFGAPGETRSETADTVRMVWKIKPDHLSTSFFTPTPGSGMAAELEQQGLIMVDPYNGSCRTPNEAKVKHVDYDWLSKAVALAHQGGPESQLAALGGLAPGRENP; from the coding sequence ATGCACGTCACATTGATCTTTCCGGGGGTGGCGCTCCCGGGATTCGACAGTTTCAAGAAGAAGCCGACGATCGAGGCGAATTTTATCGACCATGGCCTGGCCTCGCTCAGCGCGGCCGCCAAGGCCCAGGGCCATACCGTCGACCTGATCGACCTCCGCACCCTCAGCGGCTGGGGACAGTTTCGAGAGGAGGTGGCGCGGAGAACGACCAGAGTCTGGGGCGTCACCTCCTGGAGCCTGCACTATCCCGACGCGGCGCGGGCGATCCGGATCATCAAGGAAGAGAAGGAAGACGCCGTCGTCGTGTTCGGGGGCGTCCATGCCACGGTGCAGTTCCAACAGGTGTCCTCGAACCGGTTGATCGATCACATCCTCACCCAGGAGGGGGAAATCAGCTTCCCCAAGTTGCTCGCGAAACTGGAGCGGGGCGAACCAGTCGACCGGGTCATCGTCGGCGAACCGCCTGTGTTGGACGAAATCCCCTGGGTGGATCGCGATCTCTTCGACATGACGGGAGAGCTCCAGACTCCCATGGTCCCGAGCCTGCCCACGCCGTTCGTCACGACGAACGCAGGCCGAGGCTGCCCCTTCAAGTGCAACTTCTGCCAACCGGCCGAGCGCGCGGTCTTTGGCAACCGGGTGAAAATGCGCAGCCAGGAAAACGTCGTCAACGAGCTGCGCGTTCTCAAGCATCGCTTTCACTTTCGCAGTTGGATGGCCCACGATGATCTATTTTTCATCAACCACCGCTGGACCCGTGAATTCTGCCGGCAGTACCGGGCTGCCGGGTTCACCGAGCCCTATATCTGCCAGATGCGGGCCGATCTGATCTGCCGCTATCCGGATGTGGTCACCCAGATGGCCGAGACCGGCCTGGCTTGGGCGATGATCGGGTTTGAGAGCGGCAGCCAGAGAATCCTCGATCTGTTCGAGAAAGAAACCACGGTCGAAGAGAATCTGAAAGCGGCAGCCATCTGCAAGGAGGCCGGCGTCAGGGTCTGGGCGAACATCATGTTCGGCGCGCCGGGCGAGACCCGGTCCGAAACCGCGGACACCGTGCGCATGGTCTGGAAGATCAAGCCGGATCACCTGAGCACGAGCTTTTTCACGCCCACCCCGGGAAGCGGCATGGCGGCCGAATTGGAACAGCAAGGGCTGATCATGGTGGATCCCTACAACGGCTCCTGCCGCACGCCGAACGAAGCCAAGGTCAAGCACGTCGATTATGACTGGCTCAGCAAAGCCGTGGCGCTTGCCCATCAGGGCGGGCCGGAATCCCAACTGGCTGCGCTGGGCGGTCTGGCGCCCGGGAGAGAGAACCCTTGA